In the genome of Parus major isolate Abel chromosome 3, Parus_major1.1, whole genome shotgun sequence, the window ttgggttggaagggacttgaaAGGTCATCTATtcacatgggcagggacacctctcactagAGCAGGTTACTCAGGTTATCAGGTACAGGCTGACTTGCTGGCACACAGCTGTTTCAGAGCCTGCCAAGTCTGTTGTGAAAGTAGGACCACCTCTTCTCTCATGCATCTTCATGTCACTGAAAAGATATGTCTGAGTTTACTTGTCATGAGCATTTACGTTCTTCCATCAGGCAATGGGAAATTCTTTATCAACAAAGAAAGAAGGGAGCACAAATAAACTACCCTGAAAAATTCAGCCATTGCAAAAATAGATCAGTACATTTCAAGCAGCAATCTCAACTCATTATATATAGGCAATATTATCCTATTGCTGTTTATAAAGGTGTATCATGGTAATTAAACTGGATTTAATTATCTCATTATGCCCTGTAATGAGTTCATTATCctctatgcttttttttctcaaacttcTGTTTATATAGTCTGGTGTCGATATTTACCTCCTTGAATAAGTTGCTTGCTCAGTATTTTGGTGGAACAATACAGCAATGAAATTTCAGAATGTGGATTTTTCACAAAACTTTAATTTAGATTAGATGTGGTTATTTATTCATGGGACATAAACAGTCACCTCAATCCTGTCAATATGTTTTTTGCCTGAGTCACCAAGTGTTTCTACAGGGAAGAATAGCAGAACAAAGCAAATACCTTCAGAACTGAGTTTCAGAAGAATCTTCTTGGAATAGGATGTGAAATATATGTGCTTTTCATATGATAACTGGTATCAGCAAATCACATGGAGTAAacttactgtatttattttcatgctaaTTTAAGTTCAATTTTGCTGTTATTTAACCATCAGCTACAAGGCATTACTGCTTACTTATAAAACTTTGTGTGTGAGTAATGTTATAATAATAAGGAATATTACAATAAGTAATTCATATAAAGAAGAGTTGAATTAATATTGTTGCTGGATCTTCCCAGCGTTTGTATACTCTGATTTTTCTATTCAGCTGTGCAGCAGTGTTTCTCCCTGCTGTAATCATCCATCTGCAAGTTCCCAATGCCCCCAGtctgccaggcagctctgcagcgtgatggcttttccttccctctgtgaTGATACCAGGTGGGCTGGTCACAGCTGGGATTTGGAAAAGACTTGAAagtgctgttatttttaaaacaacattcaGTATTTGggaagtggattttttttcctgctataCAAACTGAAAACTCCATCTTCTCCCTGGGAATGGTATAATCAGACCCCTATAACAAAAATGTTACACTGGGTTACAGTTTGCGGACAGAGAACTTAAATTTTGCATCAGATCATGATTGCTGACACCTatgggagcagggaaatggCCTCTTCACCTCATCCCACCTCGAAAAGGTTTGGGCTCAGTGAGTTTTCCACCTGCATTTTGAGTGGTGTTGCTCTGTCAATACAGATAATAATCCTCTCATGttgcaaggatttttttctcacctttGAGGTTTAGTCATCCCATTGAACTTTTGTtgccttcttccttctttacaAAATTCGGTTTCGTGTTGGCCTGAGCTGACTTAGAGATAGCACTCTCTTTGTCCAGCGAGATGGGAGCCTTGTTAAGGCACATATATCCTGAGCTTACTCACAAAAACCTGTGTTACTAACGTTGCCCATTTATCTCCACACCGTAGGTTTTGGAATGACCACACCAGCAACCGTGGCTGGAAAAGTATTCCTCATCATTTATGGCCTTTTTGGGTGTGCCGGGACTATCCTCTTCTTCAACCTCTTCTTGGAGCGCATCATCTCCCTCCTGGCATTTATCATGAAGGCGTGCTACGAGAGACAGCTGCGAAGAAGTGGTCTCCTACCTCCCAACTTCCGAAGGGGGCCAGCGGTGTCCGGGGTGGGCAGCCTCGTGGGCTGGAAGCCGTCCGTTTACCACGTGATGCTGATCCTGGGAATTTTTGCTATTGCCCTTTCCTGCTGCGCCTCCGCCATGTACACGGCAGTGGAAGGGTGGAACTACATTGACTCCTTGTATTATTGCTTTGTCACCTTCAGCACCATTGGCTTTGGAGATTTGGTAAGCAGCCAAAAGGCTGTGTACCAACATCAGGGATTATACAGATTCGGGAACTTCATGTTTATATTAATGGGGGTATGTTGCATATACTCCCTTTTTAACGTCATCTCAATTGTAATCAAACAAATTTTGAACTGGGTGTTGAAAAAATTCGAATGCAGATGTTGCCCAAAGTGCCATAAATCCAGTACCCGCCTCAGCCGTCGCAACGCCATCACCCCAGGAGCCCGCCTGCGCCGCCACAACGTCGCCGTGGACACTGACGGACAGTACGACAGTGACACCGAGGGCAGGAGGCTCTCTGGAGAGATGATCTCCATGAGGGAGCTCACAGCCTCCAGTAAAGTCTCCCTGGCCATTTTGCAGAAGCAGTTGTCCGAGACAGCCAATGGCTACCCGAGGAATGTCTGTATCAATACGAGACAGAACGGTTTCTCTGCGGGGGTGGGGGCTCTGGCCATCATGAACAACCGCTTGGCAGAAACAAGTGATTCTAGGTAGAGTTTTTGgaattccttttgtttcttaaataaaaataaaatggtggTTAGGGTGGAATTACCACATAAGCTACTGGAAGGTTTTACATGTCAGAGACAGCCTTGGTATTGATTGGGTGTTCAGCATTTTACTTCCTGGGGGTTTTATAAGTTTTCTCTAATATGCTGTGAGATCTTTACCATTATGTTACAATTTTCCCCTAAGGGGGTTTTAAATGAGACTTGGATGTCTTTGATGCAGAATCTGGTGCAATTACAGAAGGATGGTGTGTATGGTTAGGATGGTGTCAAAACCAACATGTTCTTCAGAACGGAGCCTGAACACAAACTCTGTGTTAAAAGGCATGAAGTGGGCAAGCTGGGCTCTGGATTCAAACATGGGCTTGGTAAGTTTTGGCTAACCAGTATCTCACAGTTTGCTGAGGTCTGGGTCTGGCCCTGAGCCTGGTACTCAGTGCTCTTCAGCAATTCCTCGTAGCAGTCCTCTATATGACATGCCCATAGGTGACTGTCGTCACACCAGCTTTAGGGTGACTGTGCTTCACTTCAGTAATCCCAGTGACTTCAGTGGCAGAGGATGGAATGGGCTGAACCCCCCTCCTACAAATGGTGGAGTTCAGCCAGGCTTGTCTGAAAGACCACCTGCCACCTAACTCTTAAAAGTCAGGGGATTATCAAGGACCACGTTGAAGTGTACAAAACTTTTCCTACCTACTGAATAACAGAAAACAGGCAATTGTCATCTTCAGAACTGGCTTCGTTTAATGCAAGAGAAGCCGGTATGCACCTCTGGTGTCAAATGTTTGCATCACCACAAAAATGCTTACTTCATTACTTTCTCATTGAAATAAGTCACTAAAATGAATGTAGGCTCTCTGTTGTCCTAAATTTGCATCTCTTACTTCTGCAGTATTGTTGCAGAGATTTGTGCAAATAATTTCCTTGCAGTTCTTTGAGGGCTCCAACCCTGGATTTGTTTCCCACAATTTTGACTGTGCAGGTTGTACAGAAGGGCATTGCTTTGGACTTCCCCCAGAAGCTGGCTTCCCCAGAATGTTGATACCAAGTCATAAATTGGACTTTAGCTGTTGCTGCTACCATCTTAAGCCATATTTAACCTGTGCTAGCCCAATCCACTGAAGAGCCAAAAGCAAATCTGGTCTAGAGTGTGTAGTTTAGCATGACAAGGGGATGCAGAGGATTTGCTGCAAACCTCATTCAAAAattcacacacagctctggatcATTTCTCTAAATTCTCTCAATTACACTGTGAAGATGATAAAACGACTTCTGCTGATTccaaacaagaaacaaaccCTTAAGCTTATATTCTGAGAAGCCTTCTCTCGAAAACTTACTGGAAAATTGTAGGCAAGACCATGAGTGTTGCtagaggacacaaaatgattcacacaaacatctctcagtgtcagaacaaaaaacTGTCCCTTTATTCTCTGgctccagtatttatagattctcaacaatgaccagAGATTGGATAATTAtgttaccaccttcccaatcacactggtcatgagaaacgtccatcaaaagatgcTTCTTggaaggaatgtgataaacaacttaggtttatgttattttcatgtgaatgtaactaaaactatgaaaacagtATCAGAAGGCTTCAGTTTCCAGGGCGACATCTCAccctttctcctttaaaaaagaaaaagaaaaaaggaaaaagaacaatatTCTAAACAATCAGAAGGCTCTAGTTTCAGGGTGATACATGAGTAGTAGGTTGGTCACTGAATAAATTGAACAAGCTGATAAACACAAATTAGGAATAttagaaatgtttgaaaatatttccatgaaattttatatagatattttaCTCTATTTACTTACTTTGTTTTGCATGGGGTTGGAGTAACCatcatttttgctttcttttaaatctgTAGAAGTGTAAAATGTTTTGGAATTTACCCTTGGAAAACCAACTTTAAATTGGAGGTTTTGCACACCTGAGCCTGCCAGCTGAATTATGGTGTTGAATGTATCTTTTTCCTAACCAAAAGGAATCAGAGCTGGAGATAAACCATCACACATGGGTCTGTATCACACTGTAAATGTCACAGCTTTTATCAAGATGTGTTTGGCCAGAAACAAGCAGTGATGATTGTAACGTGTTTCCAGCTGGCACAGACTCACACTTAAAATGCTGTGATATGGTAGGGGCTGCATTCAAGAGGCAGGAGTTTTCTTGGTGGTAGAGAGACTTCTCAAGGTCCATCTGTCGGAGTGCCTGACTGTCTGTGCACTCATCCTCTTtaaggaggcaggaggaggtgtTTGGGGCTCCTTTTGAAGCCCACTGAAAGATAAATTTAGGCAGGATGTACAGGGACAGACAGTCTGGAGAAGACTCTGACTGCTGGAGGACCCAGTTCAGGCAGGTGCCTTCCAGAGATGCAAGGgaaacagcacaggcagagagccaaaataatgaaaatttgttATAGCCCCTTGGGATTATCCCCACAGGTAAATCTCTTACAATGATGATTTATGTGTTTGTTTATCAAAAGAGTGAATAGTACCCTGCTTTTTTTTGCAGCCCGACCTCTTAGGGTTGTATCTTGGTGCATTTGTCATCATGAGGACTATTACTCATTAGAACTATTATATAAATCAGGGCAGACAGGCTCTGTCCCAGAGGGCTTGAACAGCTAGGGCCCCAAACCACAGCAAGAATTACCTGTTTATTATTTCACTCATAAAAACTTGCTCAAATGTATCAACATTCTGTGAGCTCAAGAACTCTTATTTTTTATGGTAACAAATTTGCAAATTAAggaggctttttattttcagtgagtTGTTTTAAAGGATAAATATTACAGCTATGATTAGGATCCTGTTTAAACTGTAAATCTGTGAATTGTTTTCAAACTACTTATTCCAGCCTGACAACTACAGTGAAGTAATATGAAATTGTACATACCTCCTCTGTACTTTTTCTGGGTCCAGGCAAAGGCAGACACACAGTCTGCTGTTACATGATTGAAATGTTTCCAAGTCTCTCTGGTGCCATCAGTCACAGGGGTGCCTTTGCAGGATCCTTTGCAGTTCTTATTAGCTCCAGAGGAATTTGGACCAACTCTTAGAGCTGGGCATCTCAAGGGATTTGGGCATCAGATTGCTGCTCTGTTCACTTAGATCTAATGTTTACTTACACCCACGGACCTTGATAATCTCCACTGTGCTTCTCCTTAGCCTCAGAGGCATAGAAAGTGCATGCTCAGTTATTTACCAGTGCAGGTCACATATCCCTAGAAGTTGACATAAATCAACCACAGGGAGCACCAGGCCATATCTAAGTCCtgtaaaaaccccaaacacatcTGGCTCAGCAAAGCTCAGTTTATGAGAGAGTCAGAGCACAGTGACCTGGGTCTCACTGGGAAGCATCTGCTGAAGGGTGGCCTTACAGTTCCTTCATATTCAGTAGCAGAAGTATTTTTCAAGGATGCATGGAAACAAAGCTCCAAATCTCTACTTTTCAGGCTGCCAGCCCTACCTGGGCACCCATCACCCCTGTGCATGACAAAATGAGCCAAGAGGACATAGGAGGTTTGAGATGAGTCTTTCCCATCCCTTGTGCTCTTcctttagcttttcttttttttctttttaatgtcaACTCCTCTTCGAACTTTTATTGTGCATGGTCCAACTCAGATTCCCCAGGGCAGCCTGCTCCATTTGTGAATTAACCCCTAAACATGCACCAGTTGCACCAAGTGCAGTTCCTCCTGgtgtttcattttcacagaCAAAGCAGATACCAGCAATACCTGGACACAGACTGAAGCACAAGAAATCAGACGGAAATGGGAGGAACAGAGTGGGAAAGTGAAAGCACACTGCACTAGATTGCACTTTCTTTGCAGGTAACTTGGGAGTTGTATTACATCcttcaaatgttttttgttttttcagaattaattatgGATAGCCTTGAAAGAGTATGGTTGACTTGGGTTTTAAAAGTTCGTCTTCCCTGGTACAACCCCCTCTGCACCACTTTGTAGAGCAGCAGCTGTAACTCTGCTTTACACAGACCAAAcatcccagctgcctgcaggcagcacagaccTGAGCTCAGACCCTGTCTCCCAGATAGGTCTTTTGCTGCCTGAGCCCAGGGAAGAGCaatcaggagcagcagaaagctgcaggaatTAGAGGACTTCTCTGTGAGCTGGCCCCTGGTGAGAACAGCAGTGGCACGGGTGTGAGCTGCTTGGACAAAGGAGATACCACATTCACCTGGCACCTGCACTAATACCTtgcagatgaaaattaaaacttagGTGAGAATTTATGAGCAACAATGACCAAGTTCAAGTGACATCTTCTCTTAGCCCTGGAGGTCATCCacaaagattaatttcttgTGAAACCTGTAGCATTTGGCAAGTCACTACATTGAACTCTCGGGGTTTGTTTTCCCCATGTGTGTCTTGGACAAAGTTTGGAGTCACAGCAAGATGTCATCTGGTTCTCattgttttcttcccatctgCAAACACAGTTCTCACTTTGAAAAAATTCAAGTGGCTCTTTATTTCCTTGCAGTGTGAAGGACAACCTTCAGACCATGTAGATGTTCAGAGCAGTCTCAGTGAGCTCAGCCACAGACAGCAGTGTCTGAGGGACAAGGATGTGCTTTGCCTCCCTGCTGAAGCAGCATTGCACAGCAATGCATACAAAGGTTCTTTAGGCAATTACCAGCTCTGGTTGCAAGCAGAATTACTGGTGGAAGGCAGGAATCCTACTAGAGCTCTctggggctgccctgtgctgtgctcaggttACCCAGAAGTGCCCCCATTGatgtggtgctgctgtcccagcacagctccagccctggcctCCAGTcttttctcctccccagctTTCTGTGGGTGAAAATTTGAGTATACCATGACCATTTACCCCTATTTCAGTCATGCCTTGCTGCTGAAAGACTTTAGCAGCAGTGGAGGTCATATAGCCAAGCATGTGGGCTCAGTATAAACCTGATTGCCTGTGTGGGATGAATTTATGACTATATGGAAATCAGCTGTAGCAATGAGACCATTCTcacattttagtatttttctagcctttaacttgaaaaatattcagtggcAAATCATTTCAGTGAATGTTCAGAGCTAATCTCAACAAAGCCATACTTTGCTGATTGCTAGCCTAGCAAATCTGTGGGTATGGCTGCTGCTCTAATTGGATTACTAATGTGCCTTTCCAAACCAACACACATCTGCAGTGTTACATTTAAATAATACAGTAAATGCTGTGTTACATAATAAATTCAATTAGGAAAAATTACTACTTGACTCACACAAAATAAGTAATGAAGGGTGCATTGCACATTGTACAACCaatatgcaatttatttttttttcctttttttttttttttgtgaatacaTCCATGTTTGAGCTCAAATTATGCTTTCATGAATGCTAGGGAAAGAGAAGCACTACATTGTGGAAAATAAGGGAAAGTATGCATTTTGTAGCAATGCACTGAGGAAGGACTGCTTTAGTTTACATGGCCACAGCCTGAGTACAGCTACCAATGAAGACacatatctttttttctttctctctctgttttctaaATGGGTAACATCCACCCCCTTTAATTACAATATCTCTTTAAACCcctcaaaaagaaaatgcaattgcCCTACATTTTGCATTGGCAAGAAGAGGTCTAAGGTCAAATCCAAACTTTCAACTCTAAGGATCCAGAGTGTAGCTTTGAAGTGGGGCTGCAGATGTGCAGCCTTCAAATGTGTTGTGCTTCATccttccctggaaaaaaaagagggagtaAATACAGATACAGTTTACTGCAAATTACCCAAAAAAGTCTGGCAATCTGGCATGGGGGAAAAAACTACAGCAAGTGTGCTGTTAttgagaaatgaaaagcatggggaaaaggagaggcTTAGAAGTGTTCTCCAGCAAATCCAGCAGAAAACCAAAGACTTACTTTGCATTTGCTCCTGCATTTATTCCTCGTCACACAATGTTGTGACACTGTCACCCCCCCAGGGAGCTCCTGTTGTGTTGTGGGCTCAGCTACCTCCTCTGGAACATGGAGAGAGGTGTTTTGTGAGACACAGGGGAGAAGGGACCACACCATCTTCATTCAGCACTGATTTTAGGAAGTCAATTGCCCAGCTTTTACTGGAGAGCAGCCATTCTGGTCCCTTAGAGCGATGATCCATATTTTGGGTGTATCAGAGGTACAGATTCCCATACCTCCAAGTCCTCCTAGTCCCAGGGCCATGTCATGCCCAGGAAtgtcccagccagctcccaaGCCCAGACTTGGCATGAGGATGTAGCTGGGTTTGAAAGTGTGTAACATCCCAACATCCCATCATCAACATCCCAAGTGTTTTCAGGATCAGACCTTCAGCAGGTGATGCTTTTCCAAACCTAAGGAATACAAAGGTGTCCCCATATTCCTTTTGTACTTTGCAGACTCTAGGAATACTTTTTAAAGCCAGGGAGCCAATGcaaaattaatgcttttataATAACACACATAAACAACgtgaaaaaaattccagtatttCTGACAATGTGCAAATCAAACACAAGGTTTTCTCAATGGATATAATTTCCTATTACATGCAAGTAAAATTAAGTCCAGGAAATTTTTGCTCCTAGTAACATCCATGGGCTGTACAGGCAGTGCAAGAATTCAGTTCCAGTTTTATTGTAAAACCTCAGTATCTGAAAGCACATCTGAAAAAATGATTGGGGGGTTGTTTGTGGggggatttttgtgtgtgtaaacattgtttatttacaaaaataaaaatgctataaTTCTACATTTACAAACCCATTTTTAGGTCACTAGAATACTACTTTGTTGAATACTctcagcaaaaatatttgttctaaATTTCCAGCCAATTTAAATTACTTGAGTTTCAAGATAACCTGTTGAAAAGtattcctgtttcttttgtttctttttgaaaggGCACAGATCAATAGATCTCTTTAGCTGAGCTGGCATTGTTGTCTCCTACTACAAAcctcaaaattttaattctggaGATAATTCccctgtttgtttgtttgttttttcctcatttctgcaTTGAATTCTAGAAGGAATGACCAGTTTTGTGCTGTCTTCTGGTTGGTATCACTTTCCCTTTTGCATTGGTTGCAAATAGCTGAAATATTAACACCAGCAAATGTTCCCAGACACACCAAAATTAGTCTCtttctgaatgcttttcttttttattttttttaaaatctaaaatctgATTGTAAAATATACCATggttaaaattagaaaattgaatatttttcctaCCAACAAAATTGCTTGACATGAATTCTGTGAAGGATGATAATGATTCAGTTTTTGTGTGAAAAGGCCTGCCtatttcattttcccattttatctGTTTCAATTTCTGAAAGCCAGAAGTATGTAAGTCCCATCTGAAAAATGCCCTATGCTGCACATTTGCTCCTGTGAATGGAGATTTTAGAGGGACTGAAACCGAGCCTGCCTGATTGCTGCAAACGGAATTGCATGTGTAAACCTTCAAAACCTGAATATTTGTACCTGTTTGGCCATTGCAAACCAAGGGCATGCTAATGCAATTTCAATTCAAGCAAAGGAACATAAATCACAGGGCTCAACTGGCTGCTAACCACTTTTATCAAAAAAGGCCACTACAGGGCCAAGGATGGACTCTTGATACACAACCATGTTATTTTGGGGGTTGGTTTGGTGGCTGGGAGTTGGCACTGGGGTGGTTAAAGCAGCTTGGCTGGGTAGATCCAGGCAGTTCCCTTTGCTGAGCCTCAGGAGATGTTTGCCAGTActaaaaaagtgaagaaaaaaaaatggacataGCCTTGAGCCTCCCTTGAGGAGCACAGCAaagtgctgcagcctgtgctaGGCTGTTTCTGGCCACCTTTGAGCCCTCAGTCCTTCCTGGAACTGGAGAGTTTGGGACACAGGTGCAGCTGTCGACTCAGTCTTCTCTCTGCAGTGCCTCTGCACTGGCAAAGCAGCAATCCCACTGTGATCCTGCTCATAAAATTGATAGATTTGTATAGACTTTCCATATGATGACAGCGTATATAAATATTGTAAGATGAATCAATTACCGAGTCTGGCTATATTTGCTAAGAGATCTTTATCggtaaaaacaagaaaaattgtCTCACCAGTTCAGTGAATCAACAAAAGAAAGTGGTGTTCTGAACAGAAAGTAAGGTGCTAAAATAAACAATTGGACCCCAATGCTCAGGCATGTGTCACAAAATTATCGTTCTTTTCCAATGCTCAATGCACCTGCGTCTTTTGGGAAAAGCCTTGGTTTCTGCCAGCACCAGGGCATGCAAGGcttctattttctttaagaaagcaaaatgtatCTGAGGACATGCCTTGGTCTGCACAGTGCTCAGGGATGGGCTTGCCTCCATCCCCACATTTAAGCCTGCTTGTGGACCATAAATACTGGTCCAGTCCCCAGCAGAAAATGGACAGAATGGCCCTGCCTTGGGGACTCTGGTTTTTGGAGAGCAGTTGAATGTCATGGCAAACCacagctgcctcctccagccAAGCCCCTGCCAGGGTGGGATCCatcccactgccagcccctggTCTGGAGCCAGGGATCCTACTGCCAGGAGAGTGGTGCAAATCATCAACGATGTGCTCTTATCCCTGCCTTCTTAATGGGctaaaaacagtgaaaaacagagagatcattttctattttaatgatCAAAAGGGTGTTGCCCATTATTCACAGCCTATACACAAGATGTTATGGCTTTCAATTTTCCTGCACTGATCATTCAGTCCATTTGGCAGCTGACCTTCAAGTGGTCATGgtttttcaaaaaaaggagtaaaaaaccccaaacagaaaacccaaacacccTTTACCAGCATTTCAGACAAGCAAAATAATCACGAATGAGGTGGTAAGGATCTCACATGCAaaagctgtgagcagagctgcctctgttTGCAGCAGCTAGATGTTTTCACGGCAGGGGGAAAAGTTTGGGTTCAGCAGAGCATCAGGTGGATGTTTGGGGTGCTGGACATTGCCCTGCAGACAGCTGCAGCACCAAAATGGCACTTTTTGAACAAATCTCTGCATCTGTTTCTACACTGTTAGGGACATTTCACGTGCCTGGTACTGAAATCAGAGGATGTTGGCCAGTGTTACACAAGCAACTTACTATCACTGGTGCTTATGGGTATTAGCCAGGGACATTTTTAACCACTAAGAGAAATTTCAGCTGAGTGTTGGTCAGAGAAAAAGGATATTTTgccatcctgctgcagcagggcccaGTGCCTGACATCACTCAACATACTCCCAAAGAGTCGAACCACACAGAGATTACCTAAATAGGCCAAATGAGATGGTGGGGTCTAAGAAGCAAGTGTTCCTGTGGCTTGAATCTGAACTTGGTTGAATTGCAGGTAGTAAATAGCCTAATTAAATAGATGGAATGACTTAAATGCCTGCAGAAG includes:
- the KCNK12 gene encoding potassium channel subfamily K member 12 — encoded protein: MMPPRGAVGSCRRRRLAPLNEDNGRFLLLAALIAAYLSAGATVFSVLESPSEAAAQLRWNRTLHNFSRIFNISLPELRAFLRSYEAAMAAGIRVDALRPRWDFPGAFYFVGTVVSTIGFGMTTPATVAGKVFLIIYGLFGCAGTILFFNLFLERIISLLAFIMKACYERQLRRSGLLPPNFRRGPAVSGVGSLVGWKPSVYHVMLILGIFAIALSCCASAMYTAVEGWNYIDSLYYCFVTFSTIGFGDLVSSQKAVYQHQGLYRFGNFMFILMGVCCIYSLFNVISIVIKQILNWVLKKFECRCCPKCHKSSTRLSRRNAITPGARLRRHNVAVDTDGQYDSDTEGRRLSGEMISMRELTASSKVSLAILQKQLSETANGYPRNVCINTRQNGFSAGVGALAIMNNRLAETSDSR